Proteins found in one Triticum urartu cultivar G1812 chromosome 4, Tu2.1, whole genome shotgun sequence genomic segment:
- the LOC125550188 gene encoding two pore potassium channel b-like yields the protein MVAGGVQQPLLSGGDGNAAGAIRQKPPDGVKRFRRCRTAPSADPAALEEPRPLTPPGNASRTESAASPAKEVLESGRPSSSFRLVGLLLFAYVVAGTTAFYLAMDHMSGHRSGSRVIDAVYFCVVTMTTVGYGDLVPSSDTGKLLASAFAFGGVAVVGTSLSKSADYLVEKQESLVFRAVHANGKHPARELRAMEMNKTWYKLYAAGALLAASVASGTLVLWKGEGMRPVDALYCVCATVTTLGYGDRSFTSSAGRAFAAVWVTVSTVVVALFFLYVAELYAERRQRALARWVLTRRTTNTDLEAADLDGDRRVGAAEFVLYKLKELGKISQEEISEFMEEFDELDADHNGTLSPSDLAVSQPTTA from the coding sequence ATGGTGGCCGGTGGTGTTCAACAACCGCTGCTATCCGGCGGCGACGGCAACGCGGCTGGTGCCATCCGACAGAAGCCGCCGGACGGGGTCAAGAGGTTTCGGCGCTGCCGGACGGCTCCTTCCGCCGACCCTGCTGCGTTGGAAGAGCCTCGCCCTCTTACTCCCCCCGGCAACGCCAGTCGGACCGAAAGCGCGGCCTCGCCGGCCAAGGAAGTGCTCGAGAGCGGCCGCCCGAGCTCGAGCTTCCGCCTGGTGGGCCTGCTCCTCTTCGCCTAcgtcgtcgccggcaccaccgccTTCTACCTCGCCATGGACCACATGTCCGGGCACCGCAGCGGCAGCCGCGTTATTGACGCGGTCTACTTCTGCGTGGTCACCATGACCACCGTCGGCTACGGCGACCTCGTCCCGTCCAGCGACACCGGCAAGCTGCTGGCGAGCGCCTTTGCCTTCGGCGGCGTCGCCGTGGTTGGAACCTCCCTGAGCAAGTCCGCCGACTACCTGGTCGAGAAGCAGGAGTCGCTCGTCTTCCGCGCGGTCCACGCCAACGGCAAGCACCCGGCGCGGGAGCTGCGCGCCATGGAGATGAACAAGACGTGGTACAAGCTGTACGCGGCCGGGGCGCTGCTGGCGGCGTCGGTGGCGTCGGGGACGCTGGTGCTGTGGAAGGGCGAAGGGATGCGACCTGTGGACGCCTTGTACTGCGTGTGCGCGACGGTGACCACGCTGGGGTACGGCGACAGGAGCTTCACGTCGTCGGCCGGGCGCGCGTTCGCGGCGGTGTGGGTGACGGTGAGCACGGTGGTGGTGGCGCTCTTCTTCCTGTACGTGGCGGAGCTGTACGCGGAGCGGCGGCAGAGAGCGCTCGCGCGCTGGGTGCTGACGCGGCGGACGACCAACACCGACCTGGAGGCGGCCGACCTAGACGGCGACCGGCGCGTCGGGGCGGCGGAGTTCGTGCTGTACAAGCTCAAGGAGCTCGGGAAGATCAGCCAGGAGGAGATCTCGGAGTTCATGGAGGAGTTCGACGAGCTCGACGCCGACCACAACGGCACGCTGTCGCCCTCTGACCTCGCCGTTTCGCAGCCCACCACCGCTTGA